The following coding sequences are from one Campylobacter magnus window:
- the fliH gene encoding flagellar assembly protein FliH produces the protein MSNVIDRSNQKHNIEPYRFKILQQQGGVVSFEEDTSQILEPEAEPISPAEAEKVLEDAIEQTPLPPAPEPVQPNPSFIEELLKRTEELSDNLVKLQMKIESQESEFKERLANETAKALEDGKAQGHAQAAAEFDARLKEIEASYTGSFKKLENECVKITEFLDKSEPQLSHTAIDIAKQVIETELSQNSSQVATSIAKSLISELKDASKIEVKINPQDYEAISKNLAKIPNLIVSEDDAIAKGGVLVLSNIANMDGTIATRFEKIKKILSE, from the coding sequence ATGAGCAATGTAATAGATCGTAGCAATCAAAAGCACAATATCGAGCCTTATCGCTTTAAGATTTTACAACAACAAGGTGGTGTGGTAAGCTTTGAAGAAGATACAAGCCAGATTTTAGAGCCAGAAGCAGAGCCTATAAGCCCAGCTGAGGCTGAAAAGGTGCTTGAAGATGCGATAGAACAAACCCCGCTGCCACCAGCGCCAGAACCAGTCCAGCCAAATCCTAGTTTTATAGAAGAGCTTTTAAAACGCACAGAAGAGCTAAGCGACAATCTAGTAAAACTACAAATGAAAATAGAAAGTCAAGAAAGTGAGTTTAAAGAACGCCTTGCTAACGAGACGGCAAAAGCCCTTGAAGATGGTAAAGCCCAGGGTCATGCGCAGGCTGCGGCTGAGTTTGATGCTAGGCTAAAAGAAATAGAAGCAAGCTACACAGGTTCATTTAAAAAGCTAGAGAACGAGTGCGTTAAAATCACAGAATTCCTAGATAAAAGCGAACCGCAGCTTAGCCACACAGCAATAGACATAGCAAAGCAAGTAATAGAAACAGAACTCAGCCAAAACTCTAGCCAAGTAGCAACCAGTATAGCAAAAAGCCTAATTAGCGAGCTAAAAGACGCTAGCAAAATCGAGGTAAAAATAAACCCACAAGACTACGAAGCCATAAGCAAAAACCTAGCAAAAATCCCAAATCTAATCGTGAGCGAGGATGATGCTATCGCAAAAGGCGGTGTGCTAGTGCTAAGTAATATCGCAAATATGGACGGGACGATAGCTACTAGATTTGAGAAAATTAAGAAAATTTTAAGTGAATAA
- the bioD gene encoding dethiobiotin synthase → MKFFITGSDTDVGKSFVTASLLRAFLEQGAKAVALKPVQTGYAENSRIPNENSRIPDENSRIPSQSLEPDFKEYIKAGQNADFKATCYTFAYPASPHFSAELEGKKIKAREILDFIEQNLEQITLIEGAGGILVPLNEKESFLDIAKELNAPVILVCKNCLGAINHALLNLEILCQNSIKLAALILNFHDENDAICLSNQQFLQKKFSCPIITLKNYKNNENYSNSAKDFRAFVSKFLDKK, encoded by the coding sequence ATGAAGTTTTTCATAACAGGAAGCGATACTGATGTTGGCAAAAGCTTTGTTACAGCCTCGCTTTTAAGAGCTTTTTTAGAACAGGGAGCAAAGGCTGTGGCACTAAAGCCAGTTCAAACTGGCTACGCAGAAAATTCTAGAATTCCTAATGAAAATTCTAGAATTCCTGATGAAAATTCTAGAATTCCTAGCCAAAGCTTGGAGCCTGATTTTAAAGAATACATAAAAGCAGGTCAAAATGCTGATTTTAAAGCTACTTGCTACACTTTTGCTTATCCAGCATCGCCACATTTTAGCGCAGAGCTTGAGGGCAAAAAAATAAAAGCAAGAGAAATTCTAGATTTTATAGAACAAAACTTAGAGCAAATCACGCTCATTGAGGGTGCTGGGGGAATTCTAGTGCCACTAAATGAAAAAGAGAGCTTTTTGGATATTGCAAAAGAGTTAAATGCGCCTGTGATTTTGGTGTGTAAAAACTGTCTTGGAGCTATAAATCACGCACTTTTAAACCTAGAAATCTTGTGCCAAAACTCTATAAAGCTCGCAGCTCTTATTTTAAACTTTCACGATGAAAATGACGCAATTTGCCTCTCAAATCAGCAATTCTTACAAAAGAAATTCTCCTGCCCTATCATTACTTTAAAAAACTACAAAAATAACGAAAACTACTCAAACTCAGCCAAAGATTTTAGAGCTTTTGTAAGCAAATTTTTAGATAAAAAATAA
- the dxs gene encoding 1-deoxy-D-xylulose-5-phosphate synthase, whose protein sequence is MDVKSLSNDELIALAANIREQILQAVSKNGGHLSSNLGVVELIIAMHAVFDSSKDPFIFDVSHQCYAHKILTGRSLETLRQFKGIGGYTNPHESECDYFVAGHSSTSISLAVGAAKAVELKGDERIPVVLIGDGAMSAGEAYEALNELGDRKYPCVIILNDNEMSIAKPVGALSKYISHAMAGPWYQSFKARINELLKYAPDSAAYMAKRLEEGIRLITPGMLFEELGLEYIGPIDGHNISEIISTLRTAKAMKKPVIVHAQTIKGKGYAPAEGKFEKWHGVSPFELENQEKKAELSYEITRNSRIPSANQSLKTATQIFSSALLSLAKNNEKIIGITAAMPSGTGLDALLKEYPQRFWDVAIAEQHAVTQAGALAKEGFRPYVAIYSTFLQRAYDQIIHDVCILDLPVVFCIDRAGIVGEDGATHQGAFDISFLSALPSIELAAPTCEADFKALLNWSQSAAHPLALRYPRGRFICDELKNELEIDTCEFKPYKASFVKTAQSALLFIGYGNAVGKACAVANKLGGANVVNLGFAKPLDEEFLHKLSASFKTWYIFSESAKKGGVGEILSSFINENDLGVKIISFEYEDAFITHGKKELVEASLGLDAASIAEKIKAYKSAKK, encoded by the coding sequence ATGGATGTAAAAAGTTTATCAAACGACGAGCTAATAGCACTAGCTGCTAATATAAGAGAACAAATCTTACAAGCTGTTAGCAAAAACGGCGGACACCTAAGCTCAAATCTTGGCGTAGTAGAGCTTATTATTGCCATGCACGCAGTTTTTGATTCTAGCAAGGATCCTTTTATCTTTGATGTAAGTCATCAGTGCTATGCTCACAAGATACTTACCGGACGTAGTTTAGAGACCTTGCGCCAGTTTAAAGGCATAGGCGGATATACAAATCCGCATGAGAGCGAGTGCGATTATTTCGTAGCTGGACATAGCTCTACTTCTATTTCACTAGCTGTGGGAGCTGCTAAGGCAGTGGAGCTAAAAGGCGATGAGCGCATACCAGTCGTGCTAATAGGCGATGGTGCGATGAGCGCAGGCGAGGCATACGAGGCACTAAATGAACTAGGGGACCGCAAATACCCCTGTGTCATCATCTTAAATGACAATGAAATGAGCATAGCAAAGCCTGTTGGCGCACTTAGCAAATACATAAGCCACGCTATGGCAGGGCCCTGGTATCAAAGCTTTAAAGCTCGTATAAATGAGCTGCTAAAATACGCCCCAGATAGCGCAGCATACATGGCAAAGCGACTTGAAGAGGGCATTAGGCTCATCACACCAGGCATGCTTTTTGAAGAGCTTGGCTTAGAGTATATTGGGCCAATTGATGGGCATAATATAAGCGAGATTATCTCCACGCTTCGCACCGCAAAAGCGATGAAAAAACCTGTCATCGTCCACGCACAAACCATAAAAGGCAAGGGATATGCTCCAGCTGAGGGGAAGTTTGAAAAGTGGCATGGCGTCTCGCCCTTTGAGTTAGAAAATCAAGAGAAAAAAGCTGAGCTTAGCTACGAAATAACAAGGAATTCTAGAATTCCTAGCGCAAATCAAAGCCTAAAAACTGCCACGCAGATTTTTAGCTCTGCCTTGCTAAGCCTTGCTAAAAATAATGAAAAAATCATCGGCATCACAGCAGCCATGCCAAGTGGCACTGGGCTTGATGCTTTGCTTAAAGAATATCCGCAGAGATTTTGGGATGTAGCTATTGCCGAACAACACGCAGTTACGCAGGCTGGGGCTTTGGCAAAAGAGGGTTTTAGACCTTATGTGGCGATTTATTCTACATTTTTACAGCGTGCTTATGACCAGATTATCCATGATGTGTGTATTTTGGACTTGCCGGTGGTTTTTTGTATAGATAGGGCTGGCATTGTTGGCGAGGATGGAGCTACGCATCAAGGTGCTTTTGATATTAGTTTTTTAAGTGCTTTGCCTAGTATTGAACTAGCTGCGCCTACTTGTGAGGCTGATTTTAAGGCACTTTTAAACTGGTCACAAAGCGCAGCCCATCCCCTAGCCCTGCGCTATCCTAGGGGCAGATTTATCTGCGATGAGCTAAAAAATGAGCTAGAAATAGATACTTGTGAGTTTAAGCCTTATAAAGCAAGTTTTGTTAAAACCGCACAAAGTGCTTTGCTCTTTATCGGCTATGGAAATGCTGTGGGCAAGGCCTGCGCTGTAGCAAATAAACTAGGCGGTGCAAATGTTGTTAATCTGGGCTTTGCTAAGCCACTTGATGAGGAGTTTTTACACAAGCTCTCGGCTTCATTTAAGACTTGGTATATTTTTAGCGAAAGTGCCAAAAAAGGTGGCGTGGGCGAGATTTTAAGCTCGTTTATAAATGAAAATGATTTGGGTGTGAAAATCATTAGCTTTGAGTATGAAGACGCCTTTATCACCCATGGTAAAAAAGAGCTAGTAGAAGCTAGTCTTGGGCTTGACGCAGCTAGCATAGCAGAAAAAATCAAAGCCTATAAAAGCGCAAAAAAATGA